From the genome of Oryza glaberrima chromosome 1, OglaRS2, whole genome shotgun sequence:
CTGGGTGCTGGAGAACTGGCGCGACGGGACGCTCATGGAGACGATGGATGCGAGGCTCCAGGGCGAGTatgacgccggcgaggcggctcTGGTGCTGAAGCTGGGCCTCCTGTGTTCCCACCCATTCCCTTCTGCGAGGCCCCGCATGGCGCAGGTTATGTGCTGCCTCGACGGCGTGGCTCCGCTCCTTGATCTGACGCCGGCAAACTTGAGCTTGGCGATGACGTGGGACAGTGCATTCGACGCGTCCGTGGCACCTGATCCCGTGACGAGCTTTGGCACGATCTCCACCTTCTCAGGAGGAAGATAGTTTCTACCCTACTTATTACTCCTACTATTCTGGCCAGATTATATTTATAGTTCAAAGAGAGTAGCTATGTTTTGGAACGAATGGAGTATAGCGGTCTATGGAACTACCTATATTTATGCCATCatgtttttgataaaaaaataagcagcatgtatttacattataagttcctaaattacatatgtaattttagtgtatttataatgtaagtcttaaaattatatatgtaagtcccaaaattgcatactccttccgtttttggttataagacgttttaactttggtcaaagtcaaactaatctaagtttgactaattttatataaaaaagtattagtatttttaacgcaagataaatatattatgaaaatttattcaattacagatttaatgaaactatgccAGTGTTGTAacttttttctatagaattagtcaaacttagagtagtttaattttgaccaaagtcaaaacatcttataacctgaaacggagggaatatgtaAGTAGATATAAATAGAAGAGATGCTAGTGTAAATTTAATGGAAAACTAATGTATAACAGGAGCAGCAGGATCATAATACAGAGAGAATAACTACATACTTAGCAAATCAAACGTTCGTTAAATCAAGCATCGATAGTGCAACATGAATCTACATGATATCCAAGGGTCAGATTAACCGACTGTTATCAAGCTAATTCTGTGTGGCCATAAATAGATATCAAGGGTCAGATTAACCGACTGTGATCAAGCTAATTTTGTGTTGCCATAAATATAGCATGTCCGTAGTTTATTTATGTGATGTGACACTAACCCCGGGGACACGAAATCGAGCTGTTTTGTTTCAATCTTCTTCGAATTCGCCATAAACTTCCCTAGTCTGTTTGCGTTTGGTGGAACGGGAGAACTAATTGGGTGGGCGACCAATCTAGCCCATTAACAATCACAAATTGCGAAAGCCCAGCCCACTAAGCAAAATCCCAACACGGCACACGCGCACCTTGCTTCCTTCTCCCCATTCCTCCCCTCGCCTCGCTTCCACCGGCCGtgatctcgccgccggcgccgcgccgtgccgccgccccgccgcccttAGGCCTACTAGTCGCGACCCAGGAGTACCCTGTCTTATCCCATCCTAGGAGCGAATCCTCCCCTGCGGCAGCGGTAGCAGATCGCGATGGTCGCCTCGGCGCCTCCTCCggccgagccggcggcggcggcgacgaaccgaCCGGCTTCGACCGCGCCCACGGTCTGTATCGATCCCTCGTGCGTATTTGTTTGGCGCCCGAGTTCTGACGTGGTTGGGTGTGGGCGATGATGCAGGAGGacggggaggtggaggcgggtgCCACGCCATCGAGAACTTCTGCGTTGGGGACGGCGAACTGGGGCACCGCCACCCTCGTCGGCGTCTTCGCCGGGCTGCTCTACGGCGGGAGCAAGGAGGCCAGCGCCTCCGTCGTAAGTTGCCATACTACTCTCTTCTAGTTCTAGCCACCTGCTTTCCTACTTGGTATCATTGGCTCTGCACGATAAATTGcgtgaaaatgaaaatgatttgatcaAATGAATGACCACCAGATGGAAGATATGCGGTTGCATCGACTGATAACTATTTTATTGGTCTTTTGGTCACAGCTCACAGGTCATTTAGACCTGAAATTGTAGGGCTAGAGCAGAATTGAGAAATTTCCTTTTTATCGAAACAAGCTACCAATCTATATAACCAAGTGGGTTCTAACCATTAAGGTCTCCTTTAGAACTGGGATTCTAGAATTTTGATTAAGATAATTAACCATGTCCCTATTTTGAGGTGAACATTTATATCCTTTTTCCTGAACACTAAGAACTCCTTACaccaaataaaatgaaatatcTTCAGTTACAACATTATTGTGCTGTATTTTACAGAGCAAAGACGCTGAAGTGATGTTGAAGATGGGGAGCACCACAGACAAGCGTGAGCAGTATAGATTGATGAGAGATGCAATGGAGAAAAGATTCATCCGGGTTGCCAAAGGATCGCTAGTTGGTGGTGTTCGCCTTGGGATGTTTACCGCAACTTTCTTTGGCATACAGAACCTTCTTATTGAGAAACGTGGGGTGCATGATGTATTTAATATAGCTGGAGCTGGCTCGGCTACTGCAGCTGCATTTGGACTTATATGTATGTATCTCTTCATATCCAGTTTATACTTTTGTTTAGATGGTGGAAATTTTGGTCACCTCAAATAATTTGAAGTGAGCTTATGAAATATGTTTGTGATACTGTGAAGCCTGAATTGCATTCAAATATTCAATTACTGATTGTAATAGAATAAGAATAGCCCCAGTCatgttttgaaagaaaaatgacaTATTTTTGAAGAAAACGAGGTTATCATGTACCCGTAATATGTATGTAATTCTGTATAGACAATCTTGTGTCATAAGTACTATTATTTTGGGGAAAGCCGTCTGTTGTAGTCATCTACCAGAGGTTCTGAAGGTTAGTAGGTTATATTACTTGTCTTCCTCTATAAGGTTTGCTTCCTTTATAGGCCTTCTACCGCTGTGAGCTTCTAGGTCCTAGCCATATGATACCTGAAAATCTGATTGGTGGAATAGACTTGCTAAGATATATACCCCTACTTGGATTTTTCTGTCACCATGATGTGCTCGATTTTTTCCCCTCTGTACCTTGAAGGATGTAGATTAATGTAAGAAGCTCTTAAAATAGGTTCCTTGAATATCTAATAAATCCTGTTATCTTTGACTTTGGTTTTCAATCTGTGTGCTCAGAAATTAGTACTACCTGTCAGGGTTAATTGTGATCTCATTGCCACATGATATGATGAGATAAATCATTGTTTTATGATATTGTTTGTATTTTAGTTCTGATTCTGCTGTGCAAATAGTTGGTTAACTTCATTAACTAAGGTAGCCCTCAGCATCCTTAGTTTATCTTAACTGATGATTGTTCATCTTCAGTGCCAGGTTCACCGATGTGGCGTGCAAGGAATGTATTGGTTGGATCAGCTCTTGGTGCTGGAGTCTGCTTTCCCCTTGGTATTACTCTACTTTCTATTCACCAATGAAAAATGGTCATTTTAGTTCACTCGAACATGCACATCACTTGATTGAATATGGTCCTGATAAGCTGAATAACTGATATTTAGTGTGTTCCCTGGTAGTACTAGATTGAATCATGTGAACTCAATCTATGCTTTAACAACTTTGAGAGTACATTTAATTGCAGGACTCTTGGACATAGTTGCATTTCATGTTGGGCAGGATGCATTTCCAAATTGGTAGTTCTTCAGCTTATATAGCCTACTGATGGATTACCTTTCTATAAACTTATGAACAGTCTCAATGAGGTTTGATTGGGATTTGGGACTTGGGAATCATTTGCCAAGCCATTTGCATATAAGAAGTCCATTTACAAGAACCATTTGCATATAAGAGCTATTACTAGCACACTGTCATCAATTGCCAAGCCAACAACTTTATGCTTACACGATGACCGTGCTGTGCTGACACATTCTAGGATGCTGGTAGCTTGATTTTTTGTTCAATGAGTAAGCTTTAAGTTATTCTTTTACAGGTTGGATACAGTTGAAGCTGGCAGAGAAAGCCAATCTTGAGATGGCAAGCTCGAAACCAACAGATTTGGTGGAGGAACAAGGTAATCAAAGCGGTGTCGGTGCCGCTATAGAACGACTTGGGCGCAGCCTAAAGAAGTAAAAATTTGGACCATCGAAGGACCTTTTTTCTCATAATCTGTGTGCGTTCCTGAAGACCGCAGGAGGAACCTGCTTCATGGGTTGCACTACATTTTTTCTTCATTCATGCACCTCACGTTGTAGTGCTGTCAAACTTTTTAGTAGTAACAGCAAGGGCCACATGGAGCCTCTATTGTGGGGAAAAAAGAGCAATTTTGATAAAAGTATCGTATTCGTTGGATCTGATGATGTCTGTGCCATTACAGTTTGTGCTGAATTTGCCCTCGGTAATTCTTCAGTTCATGAATACTATTTTGTACGATGTATTCCTTCTCATATGATAGATCAGCCAATTCTCATATGATAGAGCATAATTTAACCACAGAAATATAATAGATCAGCCAATTCTCATATAGTCAGAATAAAAGGAGCAACCAAATTATTTAAGTTTGAAATTCCAGTCATAACAAGTTTACAACACCAGTTTGGTATCAGATTGCGAAAtcagtataaaaaaaatttaaaatattaagtTGAGCCACGATCGCTTGTGTTCGCTGTTGTTCCAGAAACCATCTTATAGGTTCCTAGTTCGTTGCGGACTTTTGTCGGCCATCTGGAATAGCGAAAAGGACAATTGGTTTGGAAGACCGGATAAATGGAGCATCACACCTGTAATACCCTTTCCTTTCAAGCTGTATGATTTCTCCTTGTTTGAGATTCCGCATGTTTGCGTCTCCAAGAGCCGAAAACTCTTGGCGAGTGCATGGATTAAGATTGTCAAGGAAATCCTCATCTTCTTCCAGCTGCAAAAATGCCACAGCAATATTTAAAATACTAGTAGATGATGTACTCAATCATGGAATGCAAACATCGATGGATTCATGGAAGCGAAAACTCAGAGGAGACATCATCCAATATGTAAAGAAATCAACAAAGAAACTAAATCTCTTCTAGATCGTGCTCCAAGAACAAGTATATTGACCATTTCCTTCACAAGCCTAGCTTTTCTGATACTGTGATACACTAGTATTGGGTTTCATACACTATCTATTGAAGAAGCCTAAGGCGAACAGCATAGTCAAACTTAACAGGCCAAGTAGGTATTCATACTACAAAATTATAGCAAAAGCAGTAGAGTAGTAAATATTCAGTATAAGAACTCTGTTTCTCATGTGGTGTTGCATCTGTACGATACTAGCCTACTACTTAATAAAGGAACTTCAATTTAACGTGTTACCTTTTTCTTCTTGATTAGGTAGTCAAACTCTACCAACGAGAGAGATACAAGATCTTCAATATCTGGCAGCCACGTTAGCTTTAACTTTGTCATCTTAACTGACCCCTCAAGATGGAGTTCACCAAGTAGTTCAGTTATAATTCCATTCTCTGTCTTGATTTCTTTGATGATAGCATTTCCCCAGTCCATCAGAGTAACTTCCTCACCGATGCTAATAACTGATGCATCAGCACTCTCCAACCAAAATTTGTTTGTGAAGGTTGTAGCCTTCTTTCCAGCACCTTCGTATTTCTTGTGCCTGGGTAAGACTCGGATGAATGGTTCCTCTGGACCATTAGTAAGAGTGAAAAGCACACGCTGGTCTTTCAGAATGGCAGTATGCCTTCCACACACTGGATCAATTATCTTCTTGTTGATTGTCCAGAGTTTATCCCACTCCATAAGATTTAGATTTTTAGAAGCACCCTTGAGAAATAAAAGGACAAAGAACAAATGAATTACGAAGACGCCATTAAATATAGCTATGAAATCACAAACAGTAACTCATTAGAACATTACCTGCTCAAGTATAAATTGTACCAAAGCTTCAACCTTCAAGCCACGACGTACTATGCCTTGTACAGTGGGGAAGCGTGGATCAGTCCAGTCCTCCACCTTTTTGTTTTGTACAAACCAGAGAAGCTTGCGTTTGCTAAGAACCGTGTAAACCATATTCAACCTGCTGAACTCATAGATTTCTACCCTCCTTAACCCCATTTCTTGAAGGATACGATAGTACTGTGCATTCCGATCATGGTATTCACTTGAGCGGAGAGCATGAGTCACTCCTTCCAATGCATCGACAAATGGACAAGCAAAGTCATAAGTTGGATAGACCTTGTATTTTGAGCCAACACGATGATGGGGATCAGTGTTGCAACGATAGTATACAGGATCTCGAAGTGATTTGTTAGGGTCCTGCATGTCAAGTTTACCCCGTACACAACACTGCATACCCCTTTCAGTTCCATTGATCATCTCTTTCCACAATGACAGATTATCCTCGACAATATTATTTCTACATTTAGATTCCACACCATCCATTCTCTCACTCCTCATTTGCTCCTTTGGtgtatcatcaacataagccTTTCCTTGCTTAATCAATTTTTCAGCCATTTCCATTAACTGCGGAAAATAATCTGATGTGTAAGTAACTATATCATATTTTATTCCCAGTGTTTCTACATCCTTCAGGACGTTCTCAACAAATTCATTGCTTTCTTTCGAAGGGTTTGTGTCATCAAATCGAACTATCAGGCGCCCTTTATATCTCTCAGCAAAGTACTTGTTCAAAAGTCCAGCCTTTGCATGACCAATGTGAAGATACCCACTAGGCTCGGGGGCAAAGCGAACGCAGACCTCCCCAACTTTTGCACCTGGGAGATCTACTTCAGGGGTTGAGATATTCTGCTTTGAATCAGGTAATTTCTCTTTCAGGCTTGGTGCAGGAGACTTGCCTATCCCTCTTTTTCCAACATAAGCAGAGACAACTTCATCTAGTGTGTCTGAATAGTCTGCTATGCTGTTGAACCAGCGAACAAGGTTTTGATATTTCTTGGACCTCCTTAGACTTTCCCATCGTTGGCCTGTCCCTAAATAAAGGGGTGCCACTCCAAAGTAAGTAATATAAACATATAGAATGATAAAATATAGATTATAAAAGAAACCAGACAATTACCTGCAAGATTTGACCATACTACAATGTCTGCAATTGACAAGCCATAACTAACCAAAAAGGTTCGTGATGCTAGGTATCCATTTAGAAATGAGCAAGCAGCTTCAAATTCAGAGCCTGAAAGAATGACTGGGGCGTAGTCGAGCCATTGATCAACCTAAACATGCATAACAACAGGAACTATGAATACTCAGACAATCAATAAAATCATTGAGTAGCACCAGCGATAGCAAATAATCAACCAGAACATACATATGCTGCCTGAATAGCATCCTGACCATAGAAGCTGGTAACAGATGCAACACGAGCAATGTAACGAAGAATTGTGTTAACACCGTGGATAAAATCCCTGCACAGAATCATGAAAGGTTCAAATATTCAGTGAGAATTTTAAACTCTAAAAAGGAATTACTGTGAAGGATAAATACTAATGGAAAAGAGGAGCAATAATTTGGTcacaaaaaatattgttttgatgATCCATGAAGACTAGAAtgacataaagaaaaaaaataacgctGAAGGTTGCTTTATCAAACCCTACTATGGAATAGAATATTATGCACCAAACTTGCCATTCCAAGCACGATTCAAGCTGCAGGCATGATGATGGAGCAAATTCTCATAGTATAAGCGttaaaagaaagggaaaaaaaagtagtgGTTCGTCTCAGAGAGAAGCTACAG
Proteins encoded in this window:
- the LOC127782688 gene encoding uncharacterized protein LOC127782688 encodes the protein MVASAPPPAEPAAAATNRPASTAPTEDGEVEAGATPSRTSALGTANWGTATLVGVFAGLLYGGSKEASASVSKDAEVMLKMGSTTDKREQYRLMRDAMEKRFIRVAKGSLVGGVRLGMFTATFFGIQNLLIEKRGVHDVFNIAGAGSATAAAFGLILPGSPMWRARNVLVGSALGAGVCFPLGWIQLKLAEKANLEMASSKPTDLVEEQGNQSGVGAAIERLGRSLKK
- the LOC127782678 gene encoding glutamate--tRNA ligase, cytoplasmic-like, whose protein sequence is MELKLAFPQDGPPLAILCAAKVAGVSLTLDPKLASGSAPTLHLGSGDFIHGVNTILRYIARVASVTSFYGQDAIQAAYVDQWLDYAPVILSGSEFEAACSFLNGYLASRTFLVSYGLSIADIVVWSNLAGTGQRWESLRRSKKYQNLVRWFNSIADYSDTLDEVVSAYVGKRGIGKSPAPSLKEKLPDSKQNISTPEVDLPGAKVGEVCVRFAPEPSGYLHIGHAKAGLLNKYFAERYKGRLIVRFDDTNPSKESNEFVENVLKDVETLGIKYDIVTYTSDYFPQLMEMAEKLIKQGKAYVDDTPKEQMRSERMDGVESKCRNNIVEDNLSLWKEMINGTERGMQCCVRGKLDMQDPNKSLRDPVYYRCNTDPHHRVGSKYKVYPTYDFACPFVDALEGVTHALRSSEYHDRNAQYYRILQEMGLRRVEIYEFSRLNMVYTVLSKRKLLWFVQNKKVEDWTDPRFPTVQGIVRRGLKVEALVQFILEQGASKNLNLMEWDKLWTINKKIIDPVCGRHTAILKDQRVLFTLTNGPEEPFIRVLPRHKKYEGAGKKATTFTNKFWLESADASVISIGEEVTLMDWGNAIIKEIKTENGIITELLGELHLEGSVKMTKLKLTWLPDIEDLVSLSLVEFDYLIKKKKLEEDEDFLDNLNPCTRQEFSALGDANMRNLKQGEIIQLERKGYYRCDAPFIRSSKPIVLFAIPDGRQKSATN